One Alkalidesulfovibrio alkalitolerans DSM 16529 genomic region harbors:
- the prsR gene encoding PEP-CTERM-box response regulator transcription factor: MEHLLIVDDNEDVLTQLKWGLASEAYTLHFAKDIDEALATFRKVQPGVVTLDLGLPPHTDSSEEGFRGLVEMLKAGPSAKIIVITGNDERENALKAIKMGAYDFFRKPIDLDELRVIIRRAFHLHAIESEGRSQRDVAAARTHDSHGIVGACPAMRSILALIDKVAASDVPILISGESGTGKELVAKALHDKSLRRKERMVSINCGAIPENLIESELFGHEKGAFTGAVATVQGKVEYADKGTLFLDEIGELPVNLQVKLLRFLQEMVIQRVGGRKDIAVNVRIIAATNIDISQAIAKSEFREDLYYRISVVNLHLPPLRERGEDIRMLAEHFIRRIGRDVGKEVTGFTPEALAHLESYPWPGNIRELENRLRRAVILAGSSRLTAEDLGFGEGNNMDGALRFADKTLKEARAMVEKKMVLAALARFEGNIVKASEALGISRPTMYDLLKKHEIEN, encoded by the coding sequence GTCAGAGGCCTACACGCTGCATTTCGCCAAAGACATCGACGAGGCTCTGGCAACATTCCGCAAGGTTCAGCCCGGCGTGGTCACGCTCGATCTGGGTCTTCCGCCGCATACGGATTCGTCGGAGGAAGGGTTCAGGGGGCTTGTGGAGATGCTGAAGGCCGGACCTTCGGCTAAGATCATCGTCATCACGGGTAACGACGAGCGGGAGAACGCCCTAAAGGCCATCAAGATGGGGGCGTACGATTTCTTCCGTAAGCCCATCGACCTGGACGAACTCAGAGTCATCATTCGCCGCGCCTTCCACCTGCATGCCATCGAGAGCGAGGGGCGCTCGCAGCGCGATGTCGCGGCCGCGCGGACGCACGACAGCCACGGCATCGTGGGCGCCTGCCCAGCCATGCGTAGCATCCTGGCGCTGATCGACAAGGTCGCCGCCTCGGACGTGCCCATCCTGATTTCGGGAGAATCGGGCACGGGCAAGGAGCTCGTGGCCAAGGCCCTGCACGACAAAAGTCTGCGCCGCAAGGAGCGGATGGTATCCATCAACTGCGGAGCGATTCCGGAAAATCTGATCGAGTCTGAATTGTTCGGCCACGAAAAGGGCGCCTTTACGGGGGCAGTCGCCACGGTGCAAGGCAAGGTGGAATACGCCGACAAGGGCACGCTTTTTCTCGACGAGATCGGCGAGCTTCCAGTCAATCTTCAGGTGAAGCTCCTGCGTTTCCTTCAGGAGATGGTCATCCAGCGCGTGGGCGGGCGCAAGGATATCGCCGTCAACGTGCGCATCATCGCGGCCACGAACATCGACATCTCGCAGGCCATCGCCAAGAGCGAGTTCCGAGAGGATCTGTACTACCGCATCAGCGTGGTAAACCTCCATTTGCCGCCGCTTCGGGAGCGGGGCGAGGACATCCGCATGCTCGCAGAGCATTTCATACGACGCATCGGACGGGACGTGGGTAAGGAAGTGACGGGCTTCACGCCTGAGGCGTTGGCCCATCTGGAGTCCTACCCCTGGCCGGGTAACATCCGCGAACTCGAAAACCGGCTGCGCCGAGCGGTGATTCTTGCGGGCTCCTCGCGTCTGACGGCCGAGGATCTCGGTTTCGGCGAAGGGAACAACATGGACGGCGCCCTGCGCTTTGCGGACAAGACTCTGAAGGAGGCACGGGCCATGGTCGAGAAGAAGATGGTACTGGCCGCGTTGGCGCGCTTCGAGGGCAACATCGTCAAGGCGTCGGAGGCACTTGGGATCAGTCGGCCGACGATGTACGATCTTTTAAAAAAGCACGAGATCGAGAATTGA
- a CDS encoding PilZ domain-containing protein, with protein MIEVGHSTYMALDVLARKSGETIESLAESIIEKFINTTNLQHLSAEERRLFRRECIALPAVMYIKDRDKNAGWYRVAKIVNMSLSGMCLQVEKKNLQDIIGKCCAPEDEFEVLFSFTDAGVPATFKCAPCRIEEKQNEFLIGVRFTKTDPGSHSLMQRYLM; from the coding sequence ATGATCGAGGTCGGTCACTCTACCTACATGGCGCTTGACGTGCTTGCGAGGAAATCTGGGGAGACCATCGAATCCCTTGCGGAAAGCATCATAGAGAAGTTTATAAACACCACCAACCTCCAGCATCTCTCGGCGGAGGAAAGACGGCTTTTTCGCAGAGAGTGTATTGCCTTGCCGGCAGTCATGTACATCAAGGACCGGGACAAAAATGCTGGATGGTACAGGGTCGCAAAAATCGTCAACATGTCTCTTTCCGGAATGTGCCTGCAAGTGGAAAAGAAAAATCTTCAAGACATAATCGGCAAATGTTGTGCCCCAGAAGACGAATTTGAAGTTCTCTTTTCGTTCACCGACGCCGGTGTTCCGGCCACGTTCAAATGTGCGCCCTGCCGCATTGAAGAAAAGCAAAACGAGTTCCTGATCGGTGTCCGCTTCACAAAGACAGACCCCGGAAGCCATTCGCTTATGCAGCGATATCTAATGTAA
- a CDS encoding sigma-54-dependent transcriptional regulator: MASILLVDDHEDFGNHFVEIVTKLGHDCMYSRCLGEANQIIDSACFDIVFLDVSLPDGNGLDFISRVLNTSCKPEVAVISASGDTESASRALRAGAWDYLLKPIKFRELQTFIERTLRLRDSKNLLRSKAQFDRGSIVGNSPLLEHCLDQMALAAQSDANVLIIGETGTGKELFAQAIHENSPRSKEEFIVVDCTNLPRTLAESLLFGHEKGSFTGAHEAREGLFKQANGGAIFLDEIGDLDLDIQKSFLRVLQEKRFRPISSKKEIASDFRVIAATNRDREHMIAQGQFRSDLYYRLRTHTICLPPLRERISDIPLLVEHYLDRIHRSHPGVRKRVSKDYMDVLMRYEWPGNVRELVNVIQSSVQNAMTEEVLNPYHFPIEIRMATLSRKMERASCDKDGCRNFESMIPLPGKGEPLPSFKEVRNAAIQSLERMYLEELYSACSGSIEKACKISKLSRARLYEILQKHNFSLKRK; encoded by the coding sequence ATGGCGAGTATTCTTCTTGTCGATGACCATGAGGATTTTGGCAATCATTTCGTCGAGATAGTAACGAAGCTCGGCCATGATTGCATGTACTCCCGCTGTCTTGGCGAAGCGAATCAGATCATTGATTCTGCTTGCTTTGATATCGTTTTTTTGGATGTCTCTTTGCCGGACGGGAACGGGCTGGATTTCATTTCGCGGGTTTTGAACACCAGTTGCAAGCCGGAGGTGGCCGTTATCTCGGCCAGCGGAGACACCGAGTCCGCTTCCCGGGCCCTCCGCGCCGGAGCCTGGGATTATCTTCTCAAACCGATCAAATTCCGTGAATTGCAGACATTCATCGAACGGACGCTGCGGCTGCGTGATTCGAAGAATCTTTTGCGTAGCAAGGCGCAGTTCGATCGAGGGAGTATTGTCGGCAATAGTCCGCTTTTGGAGCACTGCCTCGACCAGATGGCGTTGGCGGCGCAAAGCGACGCCAACGTGTTGATCATCGGTGAAACCGGCACGGGCAAAGAGCTTTTCGCACAAGCCATCCACGAAAACAGCCCGCGATCGAAAGAAGAATTCATCGTCGTCGATTGCACCAACCTGCCGCGAACCTTGGCGGAAAGCCTTTTATTCGGGCACGAGAAGGGATCTTTCACCGGTGCGCACGAGGCTCGAGAAGGCCTTTTCAAGCAGGCGAACGGCGGGGCGATCTTTCTCGATGAAATCGGCGACCTCGATTTGGACATTCAGAAGTCTTTTTTACGGGTGCTTCAGGAAAAACGCTTCAGACCGATCAGTTCAAAAAAAGAAATCGCAAGCGATTTCAGGGTCATAGCTGCGACAAACAGAGACCGTGAGCATATGATCGCGCAAGGGCAGTTCCGAAGTGATCTGTATTACCGCCTGCGGACGCACACTATCTGCCTACCCCCCTTGCGCGAACGCATCTCGGACATCCCGCTGCTCGTAGAACACTACCTCGATCGCATTCATCGATCCCATCCTGGCGTCCGGAAGCGTGTTTCCAAGGACTACATGGATGTCCTGATGCGCTATGAATGGCCCGGAAACGTTCGGGAACTCGTGAACGTGATTCAAAGCTCCGTGCAAAACGCCATGACCGAGGAAGTCCTCAATCCGTACCATTTTCCGATCGAAATCAGAATGGCGACCCTCTCCCGAAAGATGGAGCGTGCCAGTTGCGACAAAGATGGGTGCAGGAATTTTGAATCGATGATTCCATTGCCGGGAAAGGGGGAACCCCTGCCCAGCTTCAAGGAAGTCAGGAACGCGGCCATCCAATCACTTGAAAGAATGTATCTTGAGGAGTTGTATAGTGCGTGCAGCGGGTCCATCGAAAAGGCGTGCAAAATATCCAAGCTGTCTCGGGCACGTCTGTATGAAATTTTGCAGAAGCATAATTTTAGCCTGAAAAGGAAATGA
- a CDS encoding PilZ domain-containing protein, with protein MSIRREVYARLDFLAKSERTDINDIISRLLDSHERSQCNTQGSALSPYDKRQHKRCSVSFPAVVNIEMTHGGRAFYKGKVTDISLGGIRIQLEPDMGNFYENLSLARSFEIVFLENINSRIVTADCTVCRLEYLDHLCIAGKYSKMNLDDLSFIKEVN; from the coding sequence GTGTCCATCCGACGCGAGGTTTACGCCCGGCTCGATTTCCTTGCCAAAAGCGAGCGCACCGACATCAACGACATCATCTCCAGATTGCTTGACTCCCACGAGAGATCCCAATGCAATACCCAAGGCAGCGCGCTTTCACCGTACGACAAGAGGCAGCACAAACGGTGCAGCGTCTCATTTCCGGCTGTGGTGAACATCGAGATGACCCACGGAGGAAGGGCGTTCTACAAAGGGAAGGTTACGGACATCTCCCTTGGGGGGATACGCATCCAACTTGAACCGGACATGGGGAATTTCTATGAGAATCTGAGTCTGGCAAGGAGCTTCGAGATCGTCTTTCTCGAAAACATCAACAGCCGAATAGTCACGGCGGATTGCACCGTATGTCGGCTGGAGTACCTCGACCACCTGTGCATCGCAGGAAAATACAGCAAAATGAACCTTGACGATCTTTCGTTCATCAAGGAGGTGAACTAG
- a CDS encoding GGDEF domain-containing protein, whose protein sequence is MVSKAPGRMLVVQEQGRPAGVLTDAQLASLIERGCNLWEVKVKDVMRPLSSVSAVEAPPEEERARPAHPAGREDVCDLGPSRTGRGMVVHNSARQAAAIGFSTASLLDELSDVGVIATSAEGILLYYNRSAETMVPELSNACAGEPLDVSTLWRAVGNDEAQAGHSGIGVGKGTSSIVVRGADGNTIYLRVNSICGMHVDGSLVDVYCLTDVTEIFMKVSCVEKAALYDSLTNLPNRSMFVERLHREIKRSKRYGKNFTVLVLDLDNFKDINDRHGHLFGDSCLRTFSKKLSEIFRESDTVARIGGDEFTIILPEITDMDSCKYVVEKIMDKFDAPVEVGGVSILFRASVGCAIFPMDGDTYETLFSVADARMYSMKRSNKS, encoded by the coding sequence ATGGTTTCCAAGGCGCCGGGAAGGATGCTTGTCGTTCAGGAGCAGGGACGTCCAGCCGGAGTGCTGACTGACGCCCAGCTTGCCAGTTTGATTGAACGTGGCTGCAACCTCTGGGAGGTCAAGGTCAAGGACGTGATGCGGCCGCTTTCTTCAGTATCGGCTGTCGAGGCACCACCTGAAGAAGAGAGGGCGCGACCTGCCCACCCTGCGGGCCGGGAGGACGTGTGCGACCTGGGGCCATCCCGCACCGGGAGAGGAATGGTGGTCCACAATTCGGCGCGGCAGGCTGCGGCGATTGGATTCAGCACAGCGTCCCTTCTCGACGAACTCTCGGATGTGGGAGTCATAGCGACAAGCGCAGAGGGCATTCTCCTGTATTACAACAGATCTGCGGAAACTATGGTGCCCGAGCTATCCAATGCTTGTGCCGGTGAACCGCTGGATGTTTCGACCTTGTGGAGGGCCGTGGGAAACGATGAAGCGCAGGCAGGCCATTCAGGCATTGGGGTAGGCAAGGGGACCAGTTCGATTGTGGTGCGCGGGGCTGATGGGAACACGATTTATCTGCGCGTGAACAGCATTTGCGGGATGCATGTTGATGGTTCTCTTGTTGATGTCTATTGCCTGACAGATGTAACAGAGATTTTCATGAAGGTAAGCTGTGTCGAAAAGGCGGCATTGTATGATAGCCTTACGAATCTCCCGAACAGGTCCATGTTCGTCGAAAGGCTGCATCGTGAGATAAAAAGGTCAAAGCGGTATGGAAAGAATTTCACCGTTCTTGTCCTTGATCTTGATAATTTCAAGGATATAAACGACAGACACGGTCATCTTTTCGGAGATTCCTGCCTGAGAACGTTCTCAAAGAAGCTTTCGGAAATATTTCGTGAGTCTGATACTGTCGCAAGAATAGGTGGAGATGAGTTTACGATAATTCTCCCTGAGATAACAGATATGGACTCATGCAAATACGTCGTCGAAAAGATCATGGATAAATTCGACGCACCTGTCGAGGTGGGTGGGGTGAGCATTCTTTTTCGCGCAAGCGTTGGTTGTGCGATATTCCCCATGGACGGTGATACGTATGAGACTCTTTTTTCTGTCGCTGATGCCCGTATGTATTCTATGAAGAGAAGTAATAAATCCTAG
- a CDS encoding M1 family metallopeptidase, whose protein sequence is MKGAQIVHRRLTLTMAAMVASVSLAAALFVAPGARADVLSVDHELSVRLFPDQRRLEAVAELLLRLEDEHVVLARLARQAEVREVLIDGRRVSHSLRNGVLAVTVPGEKRTGLIRMRVTYAARFDDPFEERPLSMDNPGQGVQGAIVSHGAFLLAGSGWYPEVEAESRVFRIEVRAPRGMYAVTQGALVGHEDQGGESVSRWEASRPVGGLALAAGRYTVGRVRSGQIDVLAYFTAENRDLMERYLDASGRHLELYEDLFGPYPFEKFAVVENFFPTGYGFPSFTVLGGAVLRLPFIPDTSLMHEIAHCWWGNGVLVDMAQGNWSEGLATYVADYLARERESPEAGREYRLGVLRDYATLAAGERDFPLSAFVSRTSPASQVVGYGKGMFVFHMVRRHIGDEAFWEALRLVARERMFRTATWDDFREAFCRISGWDEARSRAFFAQWIDRAGAPGLSLVSGGYSSEGEGFAVRAEIVQGRPTYSLSLPVAVETKAGRTEKVVAMQGEKSRVAITTVDRPVRLLVDPGADVFKLLSADEIPPTVNSVRGARRLVTIMGRSLPDGWRDVCDTLLAALGRSAQPPIREDQADAYLGRGENVLFCGAPETAAWRARLSRLPKGLSVFASGFEVEGLGAGRAADTLFAVFPGPDRDGTFTAGLFVTREAKEQDVVEAVRRIPHYGKSGYVAFGGGVNVFKGTFEPKASPLVVEFEDVP, encoded by the coding sequence ATGAAGGGCGCGCAGATCGTTCACCGTCGGTTGACGCTGACCATGGCCGCGATGGTCGCATCCGTGTCGCTTGCCGCCGCGCTGTTCGTCGCGCCCGGGGCGCGGGCGGATGTCTTGTCCGTGGATCACGAGCTTTCTGTTCGTCTTTTCCCCGATCAAAGACGTCTTGAGGCCGTGGCCGAACTGCTTTTGAGGCTTGAGGACGAGCATGTCGTTCTGGCCCGGCTCGCGCGTCAGGCTGAAGTGCGCGAGGTTCTGATCGACGGCAGGCGGGTGAGCCATTCTCTGCGCAACGGCGTTCTGGCCGTGACCGTTCCGGGCGAGAAGCGAACTGGGCTTATCAGAATGCGCGTGACCTACGCCGCCCGCTTCGACGATCCGTTTGAGGAGCGGCCGCTCTCCATGGACAACCCCGGGCAGGGTGTGCAGGGTGCGATCGTTTCCCATGGCGCGTTTCTACTTGCGGGATCTGGTTGGTATCCGGAGGTGGAGGCCGAATCGCGCGTCTTCCGCATCGAAGTGCGCGCCCCACGCGGCATGTACGCCGTCACCCAAGGAGCCCTCGTCGGTCACGAGGACCAAGGCGGGGAGAGCGTCTCCCGCTGGGAGGCGTCGCGCCCCGTGGGCGGCCTAGCGCTCGCGGCCGGGCGCTACACGGTTGGGCGCGTGCGCAGCGGGCAGATCGATGTCCTGGCGTACTTCACGGCTGAGAACCGTGACCTCATGGAACGCTACCTCGACGCCTCGGGACGGCATCTCGAACTCTATGAGGATCTTTTCGGTCCCTATCCCTTCGAGAAGTTCGCAGTGGTCGAAAATTTTTTCCCCACCGGTTACGGCTTCCCATCCTTCACCGTCCTGGGTGGGGCTGTGCTCAGACTGCCATTCATCCCGGACACGAGCCTGATGCATGAGATCGCGCACTGCTGGTGGGGCAATGGGGTGCTCGTGGACATGGCCCAGGGCAACTGGAGCGAGGGGTTGGCCACCTATGTGGCCGACTATCTGGCCAGGGAGCGTGAATCGCCCGAGGCCGGACGCGAGTATCGTTTGGGCGTCCTGCGCGATTACGCGACCCTGGCCGCGGGAGAGCGAGATTTTCCGCTTTCCGCGTTCGTTTCGCGCACTTCGCCCGCTTCCCAGGTCGTCGGTTACGGCAAAGGCATGTTCGTCTTTCACATGGTGCGTCGCCACATCGGCGACGAAGCATTCTGGGAGGCGCTTCGCCTCGTGGCGCGCGAGCGCATGTTCAGGACCGCGACTTGGGATGATTTCCGGGAGGCGTTCTGCCGCATTTCAGGCTGGGACGAGGCCAGAAGTCGGGCTTTTTTCGCACAGTGGATCGACCGCGCGGGAGCGCCCGGACTTTCGCTTGTTTCGGGCGGGTACTCGTCCGAGGGAGAGGGTTTTGCCGTCCGGGCCGAGATTGTGCAGGGGCGGCCGACCTATTCCTTAAGCCTGCCCGTGGCGGTCGAGACCAAAGCGGGGCGCACGGAGAAAGTCGTCGCCATGCAGGGCGAGAAGAGCCGGGTCGCGATCACGACAGTCGATCGTCCGGTGCGGCTGCTTGTCGACCCCGGGGCCGACGTCTTCAAATTGCTTTCGGCCGATGAGATACCGCCCACGGTCAACAGCGTTCGTGGGGCCCGACGGCTGGTGACGATTATGGGCCGATCCCTTCCGGATGGCTGGCGAGATGTCTGCGACACGCTTTTGGCGGCGCTTGGCCGTAGCGCGCAGCCGCCCATACGCGAGGATCAGGCGGACGCCTATCTTGGCCGGGGGGAGAATGTGTTGTTCTGCGGCGCTCCCGAGACGGCCGCGTGGCGCGCACGGCTTTCGCGGCTGCCCAAGGGACTATCGGTCTTTGCGTCGGGCTTCGAGGTTGAAGGCCTCGGCGCCGGGCGCGCAGCCGACACGCTCTTTGCGGTGTTTCCGGGACCGGATCGCGATGGCACGTTCACCGCAGGCCTCTTCGTGACCAGGGAGGCTAAGGAGCAGGACGTGGTCGAGGCCGTGCGCCGCATCCCGCACTATGGCAAGTCAGGCTATGTGGCCTTCGGCGGCGGCGTGAACGTTTTCAAGGGAACTTTCGAACCAAAGGCATCTCCGCTTGTAGTCGAGTTCGAGGATGTCCCATGA
- a CDS encoding ChaN family lipoprotein, whose product MKNVFCIMALVATLLTPACGGNALGLWDVTAKRTITLDEGAGVLVQADLVYLGESHDVAAHHAAQLAIIAAMAKVKPDLAVGIEMFPHHDQDVLDAWVGGSLDEGALRAAFARNWGMAFELYRDIFVFCRERRIPMVALNAPREIVRQVARGGFASLTPEQIGELPPVACVVDPAYEAFLRRMFGGHHHGHASSFAHFCEAQVVWDTAMAYYAVHFLAERPNTVMAVLCGQIHAWRPAMPSRAESLAPGIRQLIVLPRAMGTVDENTVTPQDADYLILGLE is encoded by the coding sequence ATGAAAAACGTGTTTTGCATCATGGCGCTCGTCGCGACCCTGTTGACTCCGGCCTGTGGAGGAAACGCCCTCGGCCTGTGGGACGTGACCGCGAAGCGCACGATTACCCTGGACGAAGGGGCGGGGGTGCTGGTGCAGGCGGACCTCGTCTATCTCGGAGAAAGCCATGACGTCGCGGCGCATCACGCGGCCCAACTCGCGATCATCGCGGCCATGGCCAAGGTCAAGCCGGATTTGGCCGTGGGGATAGAGATGTTCCCCCATCATGACCAGGATGTTCTGGACGCCTGGGTCGGTGGTTCCCTGGACGAGGGGGCCTTGCGCGCGGCTTTTGCCCGGAACTGGGGCATGGCTTTCGAGTTGTATCGCGACATCTTCGTCTTTTGTCGCGAGCGGCGCATCCCCATGGTCGCGCTCAACGCCCCGCGCGAAATCGTGCGCCAGGTGGCACGCGGAGGTTTCGCTTCGCTTACGCCGGAGCAGATCGGCGAGCTGCCGCCCGTGGCCTGTGTGGTGGACCCTGCCTACGAGGCTTTTCTGCGGCGCATGTTCGGTGGACATCACCACGGCCACGCCTCGTCCTTCGCTCATTTCTGCGAGGCCCAGGTGGTCTGGGACACGGCCATGGCCTATTACGCCGTACACTTCCTGGCCGAGCGGCCGAACACCGTCATGGCCGTGCTCTGCGGCCAGATTCATGCCTGGCGGCCTGCCATGCCCTCGCGGGCTGAATCCCTGGCCCCGGGCATCCGGCAACTCATCGTGCTGCCGCGCGCGATGGGAACGGTAGACGAGAACACCGTGACGCCCCAGGACGCCGACTATCTGATCCTGGGGTTGGAGTAG
- a CDS encoding DUF4139 domain-containing protein: MRRKALPFVCFAILLAAVTARAEIVQVTLHPQSAVIEERLDAPLVTTPSGTVAVFTVPRATDTSGIRVRAETRGVAVGGLTWHEIGASETPDLAALRARLKAAVAERDTAKASVEAMEAQAGFWKNVRLDGSGTADAASKLATTLGENLNALLGRLYVAREDLAKKDKEVARIEEKLARATGGSDTAIEVRAAVEGAGGKTVALRLAYAVAGCGWTPAYRLDAEPGKSSVEIVFEAVMSQSTGREWNAPLRLATTPPMVRLEPPALPQWIISPREEAMPRPLGAARMTMDAAAPMAESVMAKEAVREDYGAYAAWDMGVRAVPPGEEMSLPVRRISAKAEFVHLLRPMRGEEAYLKARLTLPEAASMPRGPARFLVDGAMVGEGAFGLEDTESDVFFGTDPLVSVKTEVLTKGSGERGLFGRTRTHAWGWRFTVQNGRAVPLAALIEEPLPLVRDERVELTIKATPEITEQRDGIASWRIAVPARGSANVTWNVDLRAPADLELDLGRR; the protein is encoded by the coding sequence ATGCGCCGAAAAGCCCTGCCGTTCGTTTGTTTCGCCATTCTCCTCGCCGCCGTCACGGCACGGGCCGAGATCGTCCAGGTGACGCTGCACCCGCAAAGCGCCGTGATCGAGGAGCGCCTCGATGCCCCGCTCGTGACCACACCCTCGGGAACGGTGGCCGTGTTCACGGTGCCCCGCGCCACGGACACGAGCGGCATCCGGGTGCGCGCCGAGACCAGGGGCGTGGCCGTAGGCGGCCTGACTTGGCACGAGATCGGCGCATCCGAAACGCCCGATCTGGCCGCCCTGCGCGCCCGCCTGAAAGCGGCCGTCGCAGAACGCGACACTGCCAAGGCCTCTGTCGAGGCCATGGAGGCCCAGGCCGGATTCTGGAAGAACGTGCGACTCGACGGTTCGGGCACGGCCGATGCCGCGAGCAAGCTCGCCACGACGCTCGGCGAGAACCTGAACGCGCTGTTGGGACGCCTCTACGTCGCCCGCGAGGACCTGGCGAAAAAGGACAAGGAGGTCGCCCGGATCGAGGAGAAATTGGCGCGTGCCACGGGCGGCAGCGACACGGCCATCGAGGTCCGCGCGGCCGTGGAAGGAGCGGGCGGCAAGACCGTGGCCCTGCGTCTGGCCTATGCCGTGGCCGGGTGCGGCTGGACCCCGGCCTACCGGCTCGATGCCGAGCCCGGCAAGTCTTCCGTGGAGATCGTCTTCGAGGCCGTGATGAGCCAATCCACGGGCCGCGAATGGAACGCGCCGCTTCGGCTGGCCACCACCCCGCCCATGGTCAGGCTGGAGCCGCCCGCCCTGCCGCAGTGGATCATCAGCCCGCGCGAGGAAGCCATGCCCAGACCGCTTGGCGCGGCGCGCATGACCATGGACGCGGCCGCGCCCATGGCCGAATCCGTCATGGCCAAGGAGGCGGTGCGCGAGGACTACGGGGCCTATGCGGCCTGGGACATGGGCGTGCGCGCCGTGCCCCCCGGAGAGGAGATGAGCCTTCCCGTGCGCCGTATTTCGGCCAAAGCCGAGTTCGTGCACTTGCTGCGCCCCATGCGCGGCGAGGAGGCTTATCTGAAGGCTCGGCTGACCCTGCCCGAAGCGGCGTCCATGCCCAGAGGTCCGGCCCGCTTCCTGGTGGATGGGGCCATGGTCGGCGAAGGGGCGTTCGGGCTTGAGGATACCGAGAGCGACGTGTTCTTCGGCACCGACCCGCTCGTGAGTGTGAAGACCGAAGTGCTGACCAAAGGATCGGGCGAACGCGGCCTGTTCGGCCGGACCCGGACCCACGCCTGGGGCTGGCGCTTCACGGTGCAAAACGGCCGGGCGGTTCCGCTCGCGGCGCTGATCGAGGAGCCGCTGCCCCTTGTCCGTGACGAGCGCGTGGAGTTGACCATCAAGGCCACGCCCGAAATCACGGAGCAAAGGGACGGGATCGCCTCGTGGCGGATCGCGGTGCCCGCCAGGGGTTCGGCGAACGTCACCTGGAACGTGGACCTGCGCGCCCCGGCAGACCTGGAACTCGACCTGGGCAGGCGCTGA
- a CDS encoding class I SAM-dependent methyltransferase, with protein MRRDEDARLRQAERAHGEGPAAWLRNHVQLLRQNPVTGPVLDVACGEGLNVVFLAENGLQVEGVDASAEALARARERAVRAKVNVRLRQADLEKPDFSLPREAYAAIIVFRYLHRPLIPVLKAALKAGGLIVYETFTERQRVLGKPKNPDFLLKEGELRALFADFEIVAAFEGLRENPLRHMAAIVARKPQSTTPRTGPKATT; from the coding sequence ATGCGCCGCGACGAAGACGCGCGCTTGAGGCAGGCCGAACGTGCCCACGGCGAGGGCCCGGCGGCTTGGCTTCGGAACCATGTCCAGCTCCTGCGGCAGAATCCAGTGACCGGACCGGTGCTCGACGTTGCCTGCGGAGAAGGACTGAACGTTGTTTTTCTGGCAGAAAACGGCCTTCAGGTCGAGGGGGTGGACGCCTCGGCCGAGGCACTTGCGCGGGCGCGGGAACGGGCCGTTCGGGCCAAAGTGAATGTGCGCCTGCGGCAGGCCGATCTGGAGAAGCCGGATTTCTCCCTGCCACGCGAGGCATATGCCGCGATCATCGTCTTCAGATATTTGCACCGGCCACTCATCCCGGTTCTCAAGGCGGCTCTAAAGGCTGGCGGGTTGATCGTCTACGAAACCTTCACTGAACGCCAGCGTGTGCTCGGCAAGCCGAAAAATCCAGATTTTCTGCTCAAGGAAGGGGAATTGCGCGCGCTTTTCGCCGATTTCGAGATCGTGGCCGCCTTCGAGGGGCTGCGCGAGAATCCCCTGCGCCACATGGCCGCCATCGTGGCTCGCAAGCCTCAATCCACCACGCCCCGGACCGGGCCGAAGGCGACCACGTAG